A single region of the Gorilla gorilla gorilla isolate KB3781 chromosome 1, NHGRI_mGorGor1-v2.1_pri, whole genome shotgun sequence genome encodes:
- the LCE5A gene encoding late cornified envelope protein 5A isoform X1, which translates to MSGELLLHPQYTPGLCRLTLSWPRAPSLTRLYSASTEMSCQQSQQQCQPPPKCTPKCPPKCTPKCPPKCPPKCPPQCSAPCPPPVSSCCGSSSGGCCSSGGGGCCLSHCRPRRSLRRRPQSSSCCGSGSGQQSGGSSCCHSSGGSGCCHSSGGCC; encoded by the exons ATGAGTGGAGAGCTTTTGCTCCACCCTCAGTATACACCTGGTCTTTGCCGCCTCACCTTGAGCTGGCCAAGGGCACCTTCTTTAACACGA CTTTATTCAGCTTCTACAGAGATGTCCTGCCAGCAGAGCCAGCAGCAGTGCCAGCCTCCTCCCAAATGTACCCCTAAATGCCCTCCCAAGTGTACTCCTAAGTGTCCTCCCAAGTGTCCCCCAAAATGCCCTCCCCAGTGTTCAGCCCCATGCCCACCTCCAGTCTCTTCCTGCTGTGGTTCCAGCTCTGGGGGCTGCTGCAGCTCTGGGGGTGGTGGCTGCTGCCTGAGCCACTGCAGGCCCCGCCGGTCCCTCCGACGCCGACCTCAGAGTTCCAGCTgctgtggcagtggcagtggccaGCAGTCTGGGGGCTCCAGCTGCTGCCACAGCTCCGGGGGCTCCGGCTGCTGCCATAGCTCTGGAGGCTGCTGCTGA
- the CRCT1 gene encoding cysteine-rich C-terminal protein 1 encodes MSSQQSAVSAKGFSKGSSQGPAPCPAPAPTPAPASSSSCCGGGCCGDSGCCGSSSTSCCCFPRRRRRQRSSGCCCCGGGSQRSQRSNNQSSGCCSGC; translated from the coding sequence ATGTCCTCTCAACAGAGCGCCGTTTCCGCCAAAGGCTTTTCCAAGGGGTCGTCCCAGGGCCCCGCTCCGTGTCCCGCCCCGGCGCCCACCCCGGcgcccgcctcctcctcctcctgctgcggCGGCGGCTGCTGCGGCGACTCAGGCTGCTGCGGCTCCAGCTCCACCAGTTGCTGCTGCTTCCCAAGGAGACGCCGCCGACAGCGGAGTAGTGGTTGCTGCTGCTGCGGGGGCGGCAGCCAGAGGTCCCAGCGCTCCAACAACCAGAGCTCAGGATGCTGCTCTGGCTGCTGA
- the LCE5A gene encoding late cornified envelope protein 5A isoform X2 yields MSCQQSQQQCQPPPKCTPKCPPKCTPKCPPKCPPKCPPQCSAPCPPPVSSCCGSSSGGCCSSGGGGCCLSHCRPRRSLRRRPQSSSCCGSGSGQQSGGSSCCHSSGGSGCCHSSGGCC; encoded by the coding sequence ATGTCCTGCCAGCAGAGCCAGCAGCAGTGCCAGCCTCCTCCCAAATGTACCCCTAAATGCCCTCCCAAGTGTACTCCTAAGTGTCCTCCCAAGTGTCCCCCAAAATGCCCTCCCCAGTGTTCAGCCCCATGCCCACCTCCAGTCTCTTCCTGCTGTGGTTCCAGCTCTGGGGGCTGCTGCAGCTCTGGGGGTGGTGGCTGCTGCCTGAGCCACTGCAGGCCCCGCCGGTCCCTCCGACGCCGACCTCAGAGTTCCAGCTgctgtggcagtggcagtggccaGCAGTCTGGGGGCTCCAGCTGCTGCCACAGCTCCGGGGGCTCCGGCTGCTGCCATAGCTCTGGAGGCTGCTGCTGA